One window of the Triticum dicoccoides isolate Atlit2015 ecotype Zavitan chromosome 3B, WEW_v2.0, whole genome shotgun sequence genome contains the following:
- the LOC119281617 gene encoding splicing factor U2af large subunit A-like has protein sequence MDEHDAPSKTGAGATKFPPAKRGRDARSPQDAQPHKERSSSSRDRNRDRESIRERCDWRRDQERHHHEHGERSERREHPDCFDQHDYHGSCGPDAESKQVILSDAMKPSEAILVPAPAATPDQPHRLPAANPGMIPSNSKQVRLSDAMKPSEAILVPAPAATPGQPHRLPAANPGMIPSNSKQVRLSDAMKP, from the exons atggACGAGCACGACGCGCCCTCCAAGACCGGCGCCGGCGCCACGAAGTTCCCGCCGGCAAAGCGCGGCCGCGACGCCCGCTCTCCCCAG GATGCACAGCCCCACAAGGAGAGGTCCTCGAGTTCCAGAGACAGAAACCGGGACAGGGAGAGCATCCGTGAACGTTGTGACTGGAGAAGGGATCAGGAGCGCCACCATCACGAGCACGGTGAAAGGAGTGAGAGAAGGGAGCACCCTGACTGTTTCGATCAGCATGACTACCATGGGAGCTGTGGTCCTGACGCTGAAAG CAAGCAGGTGATACTAAGTGACGCTATGAAACCATCAGAAGCCATTCTTGTACCTGCTCCAGCTGCAACCCCAG ATCAGCCACATAGACTTCCTGCTGCTAATCCTGGGATGATCCCAAGCAACAGCAAGCAGGTGAGATTAAGTGACGCTATGAAACCATCAGAAGCCATTCTTGTACCTGCTCCAGCTGCAACCCCAG GTCAGCCACATAGACTTCCTGCTGCTAATCCTGGGATGATCCCAAGCAACAGCAAGCAGGTGAGACTAAGTGACGCTATGAAACCATGA